The Pseudomonadota bacterium DNA segment GGCCCCCGGCGCCATAGATCGGGCGGTAATACAAAATAACGCTTTGCAATGCCACACTATTGATGACCAACCGGCCAAAGGTATTGCCGGTTCCGGTCTGATATCCGTGGCCGCCGCCCTGAAAAGAGAGGGATTGATGAACACGCGGGGCGCCTTGCGGCAAAAAGCCATCCCGGCCGGAATGCTGGACAAAGACCATCGGGGCATCATACTGGTTCCAGCAGACCGGACCGAATCCGGAAAACAGCTGATCCTCACCTGGAAAGACATCGGTGAAGAACTTGTCATGGCCAGGGCAGCGATTCAGACCGGGATTGAAATTCTGCTCAAGGAAGCGGGTATTGATTGTCACTCTCTGGCAAAAATCAGTATTGCCGGAGCTTTCGGTAATTTCCTGGATATTCGTGATCTCCTGGCGACAGGACTGCTGCCCGACATCCCCGCGGAAAAGATTTCCGGGGTCGGGAACGTTGCCGGTAAAGGTGCGGTCCAGATACTGATGTCAGTGGATGAGAGGCAGCGGGCCAAAAAACTTCCCGAACGGATCAGGTATCTGGAATTGTCTAATTATCCTGATTTCAACCGGATGTTTTCCCGGAATATGAAAATGCGATCGACCTGCGAAAGATAAATTAAAAATTGATGGCACAGTAAAATCGTCAGATTTAAGGCAGGCAAAAATGAAAGAAATTTTTCATAACTGGTAATTGATTTCAGGAGTTAATTATGAGAAAAATCGCCCAGCGCACAGTACAGGAAACAAGTTATGCCCAGTTGGATGCTGGTGGTATAGTCTCAATCCATGAAACTTCTTTAGCCATTCTTGAATCAACCGGTATCAAGATTGAGTTGCAGGAGGCCCTGGATCTGTTCCGTCAGGCCGGAGCCAGGGTCGAAGATAATGTCGTTCATATCACCTTCGGCCTCCTTGACAAGGCCCTGGACTCTGTTCCTGCAAAAATTGTTCTGGCTGCACATGAAAACAAACCGCCATTAATCGTCGAAGGCACTCAATCATTTACCGGAACCGGTGGAGCCGCTCTCAACGTGTTGGATATTGAAACCGGCGAGTCTCGCCTGTCAACTCTCAAGGATATTTACGATATTGCCCGTCTTGTCGACCGCCTTGACAACATCGATTTTTATGTCCGTCCCGTGGTTGCTCAGGATGTTCCCCGGGAGCACCTTGATGTCAATAAATATTATGCCGCCCTTGCCGGGACGCAGAAACATGTGATGGCCTCGGTTTACAGTGAGGAATCGGCCCGGGATATCATTGAAATGGCAAGCCTGATGTGCGGCGGTTTCGATAACCTGCGCGACAACCCGGTTATTTCTTTTATTACTTCCTGCTGCCTCAGTCCCCTGTGTATGGATCCCGAGACCACCGCGATTATGACGGAGCTTGTCCGCAATAATATGCCGGTGGTAATCGGCACGGCTCCCATGGCCGGCAGCACATCCCCGGTAACCATGGCCGGCACCCTGGCCCAGATGAATGCCGAATTGCTGGCCGGCATTGTTTACAGCCAGCTGGTCAATCCAGGAGCCCCGGTGATCTATGGGGCGGTACCAGCCATTGCCGACATGCATACCGGCGGCTTTTCAGGAGGAGCGGTCGAATACGGCATGTTAAACAGCGCCGCCGCCCAGATGGCCCAGTTTTACGACATCCCGGTCTATAACTCGGCCGGGG contains these protein-coding regions:
- a CDS encoding trimethylamine methyltransferase family protein → MRKIAQRTVQETSYAQLDAGGIVSIHETSLAILESTGIKIELQEALDLFRQAGARVEDNVVHITFGLLDKALDSVPAKIVLAAHENKPPLIVEGTQSFTGTGGAALNVLDIETGESRLSTLKDIYDIARLVDRLDNIDFYVRPVVAQDVPREHLDVNKYYAALAGTQKHVMASVYSEESARDIIEMASLMCGGFDNLRDNPVISFITSCCLSPLCMDPETTAIMTELVRNNMPVVIGTAPMAGSTSPVTMAGTLAQMNAELLAGIVYSQLVNPGAPVIYGAVPAIADMHTGGFSGGAVEYGMLNSAAAQMAQFYDIPVYNSAGVTDSRTPDIQAGYEKAFSLMQSVHSGANLIHHAAGMLDSLKTVAYEQYVIDNDIICMARRANRGIIIDEENLARSVIQKVGHGGTYLTQKHTKKNMRQAFIFPRLADKNTPRGEDDEPLDARERARRIARDLLAEEHPDHIPADIDKEIRKRFTILLEGRKP